In one window of Anthonomus grandis grandis chromosome 11, icAntGran1.3, whole genome shotgun sequence DNA:
- the LOC126742447 gene encoding calcium-transporting ATPase sarcoplasmic/endoplasmic reticulum type isoform X2, with protein MDDAHMKTVEEVLNYFNADPERGLSIDQVKRNQEKYGPNELPAEEGKSIWQLVLEQFDDLLVKILLLAAIISFVLALFEEHDGAFTAFVEPFVILLILIANAVVGVWQERNAESAIEALKEYEPEMGKVVRGDKPGVQKIRAREIVPGDIVEVSVGDKIPADIRITKIFSTTLRIDQSILTGESVSVIKHTDPVPDPRAVNQDKKNILFSGTNVAAGKARGIVIGTGLATAIGKIRTEMSETEEIKTPLQQKLDEFGEQLSKVISVICVAVWAINIGHFNDPAHGGSWIKGAVYYFKIAVALAVAAIPEGLPAVITTCLALGTRRMAKKNAIVRSLPSVETLGCTSVICSDKTGTLTTNQMSVSRMFIFDKVEGDQSSVSEFEITGSTYEPIGEVFLNGQKVKCSEYEGLQELGTICIMCNDSAIDFNEFKQCFEKVGEATETALIVLAEKMNPFNVNKSGDRRQQAICVRQDIETKWKKEFTLEFSRDRKSMSSYCIPLKPSRLGNGPKLFVKGAPEGVLERCTHVRVGSQKVPLTSSIKKRILELTGSYGTGRDTLRCLALATADNPMKPEEMDLADSTKFYTYEVNLTFVGVVGMLDPPRKEVFDSIVRCRAAGIRVIVITGDNKATAEAICRRIGVFTEDEDTTGKSYSGREFDDLSPAEQKAACARARLFSRVEPAHKSKIVEYLQSMNEISAMTGDGVNDAPALKKAEIGIAMGSGTAVAKSAAEMVLADDNFSSIVAAVEEGRAIYNNMKQFIRYLISSNIGEVVSIFLTAALGLPEALIPVQLLWVNLVTDGLPATALGFNPPDLDIMDKPPRKADESLISGWLFFRYLAIGGYVGAATVGAAAWWFMNSPEGPQMNYYQLTHHLQCIGGGPEFKGIDCKVFTDPHPMTMALSVLVTIEMLNAMNSLSENQSLIAMPPWSNMWLIGSMALSFTLHFVILYVDVLSVVFQVCPLTVEEWITVMKFSIPVVLLDESLKFVARKITDVPQTVHRM; from the exons gAAAATCAATATGGCAATTAGTTTTAGAACAGTTTGATGATCTTCTAGTCAAGATTTTATTATTAGCTGCAATTATATCTTTT GTATTAGCTTTATTTGAAGAACACGATGGAGCCTTCACAGCATTCGTAGAACCTTTTGTAATTCTCCTTATTCTTATTGCAAACGCCGTAGTAGGTGTATGGCAG GAAAGAAATGCCGAATCTGCCATCGaagctttaaaagaatatgaACCCGAAATGGGTAAAGTCGTGCGAGGCGACAAACCCGGAGTACAAAAAATCCGTGCGAGGGAAATCGTGCCCGGCGACATCGTGGAAGTCTCCGTTGGTGACAAAATCCCCGCCGACATCCGTATCACCAAAATTTTCTCCACCACCCTGAGGATCGATCAGTCGATCTTGACTGGTGAATCCGTTTCTGTGATAAAACACACCGACCCCGTTCCTGACCCCCGCGCCGTCAACCAAGACAAAAAGAACATCCTCTTCTCCGGTACTAACGTCGCTGCTGGAAAAGCCAGAGGTATCGTAATCGGTACCGGACTCGCCACTGCCATCGGTAAAATCAGAACAGAAATGTCCGAAACTGAAGAAATTAAGACACCTCTACAACAGAAACTCGACGAATTCGGCGAACAATTATCCAAAGTTATTTCCGTAATCTGCGTTGCTGTATGGGCCATCAACATCGGTCACTTTAACGACCCAGCTCACGGTGGTTCATGGATCAAGGGAGCTGTATACTATTTCAAAATCGCCGTCGCTCTGGCTGTCGCCGCTATTCCTGAAGGTTTGCCCGCCGTAATCACCACTTGTCTCGCCCTGGGTACTCGTCGTATGGCCAAAAAGAACGCCATCGTCAGGTCTCTTCCTTCCGTTGAAACCCTCGGTTGCACCTCTGTCATCTGCTCTGACAAAACCGGAACCCTCACCACCAATCAAATGTCCGTATCGCGCATGTTCATCTTCGATAAAGTCGAAGGAGACCAGAGCAGCGTAAGCGAATTCGAAATCACCGGTTCCACCTACGAACCTATCGGAGAGGTCTTCCTCAACGGTCAGAAAGTCAAGTGTTCCGAGTATGAAGGTTTACAAGAACTGGGTACCATTTGCATTATGTGCAACGACTCCGCTATTGATTTCAATGAGTTCAAACAGTGCTTCGAGAAAGTCGGCGAGGCTACCGAAACTGCCCTGATTGTATTAGCTGAGAAAATGAATCCATTCAACGTGAACAAGAGCGGAGACAGACGTCAACAGGCCATCTGCGTCAGGCAAGACATTGAAACCAAATGGAAGAAGGAATTCACCCTGGAATTCTCCAGAGATCGTAAATCTATGTCTTCGTATTGTATTCCATTGAAACCATCTCGTCTTGGAAACGGACCCAAGCTGTTTGTTAAGGGAGCTCCTGaag GCGTATTGGAAAGATGTACCCACGTCAGAGTCGGATCCCAAAAGGTACCACTCACCAGCAGCATCAAGAAACGCATCTTGGAACTCACCGGTTCCTACGGTACCGGCAGAGACACTCTGCGTTGTCTCGCCCTCGCTACCGCCGACAACCCAATGAAACCCGAGGAAATGGACCTGGCCGATTCCACCAAATTCTACACCTACGAAGTTAACCTCACCTTTGTCGGAGTCGTCGGCATGTTGGATCCCCCACGTAAAGAAGTTTTCGATTCTATCGTAAGGTGCCGTGCCGCCGGTATCCGTGTGATCGTAATCACCGGTGATAACAAGGCCACCGCCGAAGCCATCTGCAGGAGGATCGGAGTGTTCACCGAAGACGAAGACACCACCGGAAAATCTTATTCCGGCAGGGAGTTTGACGATTTGAGTCCGGCCGAACAGAAGGCGGCGTGCGCTCGTGCCCGTTTGTTCTCCCGTGTGGAACCCGCGCACAAGTCCAAGATTGTTGAATATTTGCAGAGTATGAATGAGATTTCTGCtatg ACCGGTGATGGTGTAAACGATGCTCCAGCTTTGAAGAAGGCCGAAATCGGTATTGCCATGGGATCTGGTACTGCGGTAGCTAAATCTGCCGCCGAGATGGTACTCGCCGACGACAACTTCTCGTCAATCGTAGCCGCTGTAGAAGAGGGTCGTGCCATTTACAACAACATGAAACAGTTTATCCGTTATTTGATCTCGTCCAACATTGGTGAA GTAGTATCAATTTTCTTGACCGCCGCCCTCGGTCTGCCCGAAGCTCTGATTCCCGTACAACTGTTGTGGGTCAACCTGGTAACTGACGGTCTGCCCGCCACCGCCCTCGGCTTCAATCCCCCAGACTTGGACATCATGGACAAACCACCACGTAAAGCCGACGAATCTCTTATCTCCGGATGGTTGTTCTTCAGGTACCTCGCTATCGGTGGATACGTAGGCGCCGCCACCGTAGGCGCTGCCGCCTGGTGGTTCATGAATTCCCCCGAAGGACCTCAGATGAACTACTATCAAttg ACTCATCACTTGCAATGTATTGGCGGTGGACCCGAATTCAAAGGAATTGACTGCAAAGTATTCACCGACCCACATCCCATGACCATGGCTCTCTCTGTGTTGGTAACGATTGAAATGTTGAACGCCATGAACAG cttgTCAGAAAACCAATCTTTGATCGCCATGCCCCCATGGTCCAACATGTGGTTGATCGGCTCCATGGCCCTCTCCTTTACTCTTCACTTTGTCATCCTTTATGTGGATGTACTTTCG gTCGTATTCCAAGTGTGTCCCCTCACCGTCGAAGAATGGATCACCGTAATGAAATTCTCGATCCCGGTCGTGTTACTCGACGAGAGTCTCAAGTTCGTCGCGAGAAAGATCACTGATG tacCACAGACGGTACACCGAATGTGA
- the LOC126742447 gene encoding calcium-transporting ATPase sarcoplasmic/endoplasmic reticulum type isoform X1 — protein MDDAHMKTVEEVLNYFNADPERGLSIDQVKRNQEKYGPNELPAEEGKSIWQLVLEQFDDLLVKILLLAAIISFVLALFEEHDGAFTAFVEPFVILLILIANAVVGVWQERNAESAIEALKEYEPEMGKVVRGDKPGVQKIRAREIVPGDIVEVSVGDKIPADIRITKIFSTTLRIDQSILTGESVSVIKHTDPVPDPRAVNQDKKNILFSGTNVAAGKARGIVIGTGLATAIGKIRTEMSETEEIKTPLQQKLDEFGEQLSKVISVICVAVWAINIGHFNDPAHGGSWIKGAVYYFKIAVALAVAAIPEGLPAVITTCLALGTRRMAKKNAIVRSLPSVETLGCTSVICSDKTGTLTTNQMSVSRMFIFDKVEGDQSSVSEFEITGSTYEPIGEVFLNGQKVKCSEYEGLQELGTICIMCNDSAIDFNEFKQCFEKVGEATETALIVLAEKMNPFNVNKSGDRRQQAICVRQDIETKWKKEFTLEFSRDRKSMSSYCIPLKPSRLGNGPKLFVKGAPEGVLERCTHVRVGSQKVPLTSSIKKRILELTGSYGTGRDTLRCLALATADNPMKPEEMDLADSTKFYTYEVNLTFVGVVGMLDPPRKEVFDSIVRCRAAGIRVIVITGDNKATAEAICRRIGVFTEDEDTTGKSYSGREFDDLSPAEQKAACARARLFSRVEPAHKSKIVEYLQSMNEISAMTGDGVNDAPALKKAEIGIAMGSGTAVAKSAAEMVLADDNFSSIVAAVEEGRAIYNNMKQFIRYLISSNIGEVVSIFLTAALGLPEALIPVQLLWVNLVTDGLPATALGFNPPDLDIMDKPPRKADESLISGWLFFRYLAIGGYVGAATVGAAAWWFMNSPEGPQMNYYQLTHHLQCIGGGPEFKGIDCKVFTDPHPMTMALSVLVTIEMLNAMNSLSENQSLIAMPPWSNMWLIGSMALSFTLHFVILYVDVLSVVFQVCPLTVEEWITVMKFSIPVVLLDESLKFVARKITDGENPIYTVHWQILMWAVFFGLILWGPI, from the exons gAAAATCAATATGGCAATTAGTTTTAGAACAGTTTGATGATCTTCTAGTCAAGATTTTATTATTAGCTGCAATTATATCTTTT GTATTAGCTTTATTTGAAGAACACGATGGAGCCTTCACAGCATTCGTAGAACCTTTTGTAATTCTCCTTATTCTTATTGCAAACGCCGTAGTAGGTGTATGGCAG GAAAGAAATGCCGAATCTGCCATCGaagctttaaaagaatatgaACCCGAAATGGGTAAAGTCGTGCGAGGCGACAAACCCGGAGTACAAAAAATCCGTGCGAGGGAAATCGTGCCCGGCGACATCGTGGAAGTCTCCGTTGGTGACAAAATCCCCGCCGACATCCGTATCACCAAAATTTTCTCCACCACCCTGAGGATCGATCAGTCGATCTTGACTGGTGAATCCGTTTCTGTGATAAAACACACCGACCCCGTTCCTGACCCCCGCGCCGTCAACCAAGACAAAAAGAACATCCTCTTCTCCGGTACTAACGTCGCTGCTGGAAAAGCCAGAGGTATCGTAATCGGTACCGGACTCGCCACTGCCATCGGTAAAATCAGAACAGAAATGTCCGAAACTGAAGAAATTAAGACACCTCTACAACAGAAACTCGACGAATTCGGCGAACAATTATCCAAAGTTATTTCCGTAATCTGCGTTGCTGTATGGGCCATCAACATCGGTCACTTTAACGACCCAGCTCACGGTGGTTCATGGATCAAGGGAGCTGTATACTATTTCAAAATCGCCGTCGCTCTGGCTGTCGCCGCTATTCCTGAAGGTTTGCCCGCCGTAATCACCACTTGTCTCGCCCTGGGTACTCGTCGTATGGCCAAAAAGAACGCCATCGTCAGGTCTCTTCCTTCCGTTGAAACCCTCGGTTGCACCTCTGTCATCTGCTCTGACAAAACCGGAACCCTCACCACCAATCAAATGTCCGTATCGCGCATGTTCATCTTCGATAAAGTCGAAGGAGACCAGAGCAGCGTAAGCGAATTCGAAATCACCGGTTCCACCTACGAACCTATCGGAGAGGTCTTCCTCAACGGTCAGAAAGTCAAGTGTTCCGAGTATGAAGGTTTACAAGAACTGGGTACCATTTGCATTATGTGCAACGACTCCGCTATTGATTTCAATGAGTTCAAACAGTGCTTCGAGAAAGTCGGCGAGGCTACCGAAACTGCCCTGATTGTATTAGCTGAGAAAATGAATCCATTCAACGTGAACAAGAGCGGAGACAGACGTCAACAGGCCATCTGCGTCAGGCAAGACATTGAAACCAAATGGAAGAAGGAATTCACCCTGGAATTCTCCAGAGATCGTAAATCTATGTCTTCGTATTGTATTCCATTGAAACCATCTCGTCTTGGAAACGGACCCAAGCTGTTTGTTAAGGGAGCTCCTGaag GCGTATTGGAAAGATGTACCCACGTCAGAGTCGGATCCCAAAAGGTACCACTCACCAGCAGCATCAAGAAACGCATCTTGGAACTCACCGGTTCCTACGGTACCGGCAGAGACACTCTGCGTTGTCTCGCCCTCGCTACCGCCGACAACCCAATGAAACCCGAGGAAATGGACCTGGCCGATTCCACCAAATTCTACACCTACGAAGTTAACCTCACCTTTGTCGGAGTCGTCGGCATGTTGGATCCCCCACGTAAAGAAGTTTTCGATTCTATCGTAAGGTGCCGTGCCGCCGGTATCCGTGTGATCGTAATCACCGGTGATAACAAGGCCACCGCCGAAGCCATCTGCAGGAGGATCGGAGTGTTCACCGAAGACGAAGACACCACCGGAAAATCTTATTCCGGCAGGGAGTTTGACGATTTGAGTCCGGCCGAACAGAAGGCGGCGTGCGCTCGTGCCCGTTTGTTCTCCCGTGTGGAACCCGCGCACAAGTCCAAGATTGTTGAATATTTGCAGAGTATGAATGAGATTTCTGCtatg ACCGGTGATGGTGTAAACGATGCTCCAGCTTTGAAGAAGGCCGAAATCGGTATTGCCATGGGATCTGGTACTGCGGTAGCTAAATCTGCCGCCGAGATGGTACTCGCCGACGACAACTTCTCGTCAATCGTAGCCGCTGTAGAAGAGGGTCGTGCCATTTACAACAACATGAAACAGTTTATCCGTTATTTGATCTCGTCCAACATTGGTGAA GTAGTATCAATTTTCTTGACCGCCGCCCTCGGTCTGCCCGAAGCTCTGATTCCCGTACAACTGTTGTGGGTCAACCTGGTAACTGACGGTCTGCCCGCCACCGCCCTCGGCTTCAATCCCCCAGACTTGGACATCATGGACAAACCACCACGTAAAGCCGACGAATCTCTTATCTCCGGATGGTTGTTCTTCAGGTACCTCGCTATCGGTGGATACGTAGGCGCCGCCACCGTAGGCGCTGCCGCCTGGTGGTTCATGAATTCCCCCGAAGGACCTCAGATGAACTACTATCAAttg ACTCATCACTTGCAATGTATTGGCGGTGGACCCGAATTCAAAGGAATTGACTGCAAAGTATTCACCGACCCACATCCCATGACCATGGCTCTCTCTGTGTTGGTAACGATTGAAATGTTGAACGCCATGAACAG cttgTCAGAAAACCAATCTTTGATCGCCATGCCCCCATGGTCCAACATGTGGTTGATCGGCTCCATGGCCCTCTCCTTTACTCTTCACTTTGTCATCCTTTATGTGGATGTACTTTCG gTCGTATTCCAAGTGTGTCCCCTCACCGTCGAAGAATGGATCACCGTAATGAAATTCTCGATCCCGGTCGTGTTACTCGACGAGAGTCTCAAGTTCGTCGCGAGAAAGATCACTGATGGTGAGAATCCGATTTATACTGTGCATTGGCAGATACTAATGTGGGCTGTGTTCTTTGGCTTAATCCTGTGGGGTCCCATTTAA